The genomic DNA TGCTGACGTCAAGGCAAGCACGGATAAAAAATCGTTCCGCACTCCCTCCTCGCTCTCCCCCACTGGCCCAGCCTTGCTTGTACTTACAAGTCCACTCTAAGAGACAGCTTCTGGCCACTTGTTTGGAGTCCAAGAAAACAGAGCTGGGGGCTGTGCGCGGAAGAGTTACTCTGCAAGTCTACACAGGGAGGCGGGGATTACCAGGGACACCACAGTCAATGGGAAAAACAGACCCTCCAGCTTTTCCCGACCAGCAAACCTATGCAGAGGGACTAAGGAGGTAATAAACAGAAGCTGGAAAGAAGGgatgaaactgaaaaataaaagtgagtttCCAGGGAGAGGGCGGGACAGAGTTGGGAATAGGGAATGAAGCAAACTCCTGAACCTTAAATCCAAGTTCTAGCAATGGGGCGATCAGGTGGGAGCCGTTAGTGGACGCGGCAGCTGGGTGTACTGTTTTTCTGTGTAGATTTTTTGCCTTGAACGGCTGAGGCTTAAACTTCCGCCGCGAAGATTTGGGTGCAGAAGAGGGACGAGGCAAGTGCAGGGATCAGAACTGATTTTGAGGCCAAAGTCTGAGCCAAGGTCGCTTATCACAGATCGGGGAGTTTCCCAAGCCCTCCAGACCCTCCGCTGGGGCTCTTTGCACAAAGAGCACTCCCTCCGTCCGAGCAGGGGATTGGGCGACGGGGGAGGAGGGACGAGGTCTGGAAGCGGGGGACCCCGAGCAGCCGAGAAAGAGGAAAAGTAGCGAGGTGTTGATTCCagagggctggaggaggcagagaggatgGGGCGGGCCTACTCGCCGACTACTCCACCATCATCGGCGGCAGAACTTGCACTTGATGATCTTCTTGAACGCGTTTTGGAAGTCTTTGTTGAAATAGGCGTAAATGACAGGGTTGAGCAGAGAGTTGGAGTAGCCCAACCAGTTGATTATGGCGCCCAAAATGGTGGGCATGTGGCAGCTGCTCTCGCAGAAGGGCAGGACCAGGGCCACGATGAAGAAGGGCAGCCAGCAGAGGATGAATGTGCCCATGATGATGCCCAGCGTCTTCACCGTTTTCCTCTCTCTGGCCAGGGCCATCTTGCGCTTGGCCTCCGCGTTGCGCTCATTCTTCTTCTCGAAGGAGGCGGGGGCGCAAGGGATAGCACCCGCCTCGCTGGGCAGCGGCAGGTGCTCTTTGGAGTTGCCCACCCGGTGCACTTCAATCACCTCCAGGGCGGCGCCCTCGTCACCCTGCCTCACGGCGCCATTGGTGCACAGAGCCCCCCCTGCCTTGTTCTCCACACCCTGCCAACATTCGCTGCTCCCCGGCTCGCCGTTTACACTCTTCTTGGGCTGTGGGGCTGGCGACACCCCAAAGCGGGTGTCCGCTCCCTTCTTCTCCACCTTCTTGACTGTTTTGCGGATGCGGAAGCGCGCAGCTCGGAAGATGCGTCCGTAGAGAACCAGCATGAGCAGCAGCGGGATGTAGAAAGCGCCAAAGGTGGAGTAGATAGTGT from Neomonachus schauinslandi chromosome 7, ASM220157v2, whole genome shotgun sequence includes the following:
- the HTR1A gene encoding 5-hydroxytryptamine receptor 1A, which codes for MDVLSPGQGNNTTVSGGPFGTRGNATGVSDVTFSYQVITSLLLGTLIFCAVLGNACVVAAIALERSLQNVANYLIGSLAVTDLMVSVLVLPMAALYQVLNKWTLGQVTCDLFIALDVLCCTSSILHLCAIALDRYWAITDPIDYVNKRTPRRAAALISLTWLIGFLISIPPMLGWRTPEDRSDPDACTISKDHGYTIYSTFGAFYIPLLLMLVLYGRIFRAARFRIRKTVKKVEKKGADTRFGVSPAPQPKKSVNGEPGSSECWQGVENKAGGALCTNGAVRQGDEGAALEVIEVHRVGNSKEHLPLPSEAGAIPCAPASFEKKNERNAEAKRKMALARERKTVKTLGIIMGTFILCWLPFFIVALVLPFCESSCHMPTILGAIINWLGYSNSLLNPVIYAYFNKDFQNAFKKIIKCKFCRR